The DNA sequence GTTGAGGCACACATGAAGCAGCCAATTTCTACCATAAAAATAGGCTCAGTTCCGTGTTTTGTCCGTCTAATTTTTTCGATTTCCCGCTCAATCACTTCTCGTCCACCACCGCCCAGAGTAAAGTTATGCGCAGACAGGCCAGAAACATCTGGCCAAGGGTGCAGTTGTTGCAATTGTTTAAACGAATCTATCATGGGGTTCTTATAAGCAAGCCTAAGCTTTGCCTCAAGCATTCCTTGACCTTTTTCGGCCTGTACCCTATGAACGAAGCACGAAATATAGGGATATAATTATGATTATTGAAAATGATGATCAGCTTGAAAAGTTATTTGTAATTGGCCATCTCTGCAGAGATATTTTGCATCGGATGCTGGATGCCGTGCGCCCAGGGATCACCCCGCTTGAACTTGATGCGATTGCCGCAAAAATGTTTGAAGAAGCTGGCGGTGTTTCTGCCCCGATCTTGGCATATGATTTTCCAGGTCAGACATGCATTTCCGTAGGAACCGCTGTTGCTCATGGAATCCCAGATGAGAGACCTCTGGTTGAAGGAGAGATGATCAATATTGATGTTTCTGGCATGAAGGATGGGTATTTCGGCGATTTAGGAGCCAGTCGCGTTGTCGGTCAAGCTTCAGAGGAGCAGGCAAAACTTTTAGCCGCAACGAAAGAAGCGCAGTTTAAAGGGATGATGGCTGCTAAAGCTGGGCAACCGATCAATGCGGTAGGCAAGGCTGTGGAAAAAGTCGCAAGCAAAGGTGGGTATAAAATCATTGAAGGTCTAACGGGACACGGTGTTGGGGGCTTTATTCATGAAGAACCAACAATTCCCAATGTCTATAAGAGGGGCCTTAGAAAGAAACTCCAAAAAGGCCAAGTCATCACAGTAGAGCCTTTTTTGACAACGCATAGTCGTGATTATGTGGAAGATTTAGACGGCTGGACCCTTCATTTGGATAAAGGTGGGCTTGGGGCTCAGTTTGAACATACTTTTGTAGTGACAGATGGTGCGCCAATCATTATTACAAAATAAATCATTTAAAGAATTAAAGAGAGACAGATGTCTACGTATAAGAAAAGCGATATGCCATTTCAGAAATTGATCCTCACGCTTCAAAACTATTGGGCAGAGTATGGCTGTAATATCTTGCAACCTTATGATATGGAAATGGGCGCTGGAACTTTTCATCCTGCCACAACTTTGCGGGCCTTAGGGCCTGATGATTGGAATGCAGCCTATGTACAGCCTAGCCGCCGTCCTACCGATGGGCGATACGGCGAAAATCCTATGCGGTTGCAGCATTATTATCAGTTTCAGGTCATTTTAAAACCAAGCCCAAAAGACATTCAAGATCTATACTTGGGCTCTTTGAAAGCCATTGGCATCGATCCGCTTGTTCATGATATTCGATTTGTAGAAGATGACTGGGAAAGTCCTACCCTTGGGGCTTGGGGACTTGGATGGGAAGTATGGTGTGACGGGATGGAAGTCTCGCAATTTACTTACTTCCAGCAAGTTGGAGGCTTTGACTGCAAACCTGTATCTGGAGAACTTACCTATGGATTAGAGCGCCTATGCATGTTTGTACAAGGTGTGGATAATGTCTATGATCTAGATTATAACGGTTCCGGAACTACATACGGAGATATTTATCTCGCGAACGAGCAACAGCAGTCCGCCTATAATTTTGATCATGCGAATACTGACTTTTTATTTGCCGCTTTTAAAAATGCCCAAGAAGAATGTTCTAAGTTGATTGAGGCCGATCTGCCGCTGCCAGCTTATGAGCAGTGTATTAAAGCCTCGCATACTTTTAACTTGTTGGATGCACGGGGTGTCATTTCTGTGACGGAGCGTCAAGCCTATATCGGGCGTGTCAGAGATTTAGCAAAAGGCTGCTGTGCTGCCTATCTGAAAAAGAATGGATGGGGAGAAGAATAATGACACAAGAATTACTCATAGAACTCTTTTCTGAAGAAATTCCAGCGCGTATGCAACAGAAAGCTGGAGAAGACTTTAGACGTCTTATGGCAGATGAATTGAAAGCAGCAGGCCTCACTTTTGGAGCTATGGATGCCTTTACAACCCCCCGTCGTCTAACTTTGGTGGTTAGAGACTTACCGGCGCAAACACCGGATACTCGTGAAGAGAGAAAAGGCCCAGCGACAGCAGCCCCGGAAAAAGCTGTTGAAGGCTTCTTGCGCGGTGCGGGTGTTACTCGCGACGATTGTGAAATCCGCGAGGTCAAAGGCCGTGAATTTCTTTTTGCCATTATTGAGAAAAAAGGTGTGCAAACCACAGAAGTTATTGCAGCGGCCTTGACAAAAATAATCAGGAATTTTCCTTGGCCTAAGTCACAGCGATGGGGTGCCGGAAACTTGCGCTGGGTTAGGCCGTTACAAAATATTCTCTGTTTATACGGAGGGACAGCTGTTGAACTTTCGCTTGACGAGCTAACGTCATCGACCAAAACTTTCGGCCACCGCTTCCTTGCGCCTGAATGGTTTGACGTTGCCGACTTTGCTGACTATGAAGCTAAATTACTGGCTCATAAAGTGATGCTGCGCCCATCGGATCGTGCCGCGATGATTGCAGAGGCCGCAGAAAGCCTTGCAAGCGACACGGGACTGACATGGGTAGAAGACAAAGGCCTCTTACAAGAAGTCTCAGGTCTGGTAGAATGGCCTGTGCCTTTGATGGGTAGTTTTGATCCCGCCTTTTTGGACGTGCCTGAAGAAGTTTTGATCTTAACCATGAAAAAAGATCAAAAATACTTTGTTCTTAGAGATATGAAGGGTCAACTTGCCCCGCATTTTATCACCATTTCTAACTTAGAAGCGACAGACGGGGGCACTGCTATTGCAGAGGGCAATGCTCGTGTCATTGCCGCCCGTCTTGCAGACGCAAAATTCTTCTGGGAGCAAGACTTGAAAGGGCGTTTAGACGATTTACTTCCCGCCTTGAAAGAAATTATTTTTCATATTGACCTTGGCACTGTGCATGAGCGTGTGGAGCGGATGAAAGCTGTCGCAAGCTCACTCGCTGAGAGGTGCGGTGCAGACGCATCAGACGCTGTCCGGGCCGCAGAACTTTCTAAAGCGGATCTGACCTCAAATATGGTTTACGAATTTCCAGAAGTGCAGGGGGTCATGGGACGATATTATGCTCAGAAACAAGGAGAAAGTGAAGCCGTTGCAGATGCACTGCGCGATCATTATGCACCAGCAGGTCCAAGCGATGACTGCCCTAGTGCTCCGGTTTCTATTGCGGTCGCTTTGGCAGAGAAGCTTGATACACTTGTCGGATTCTTTGGCATAGAACAAAAGCCAACAGGGTCGAAAGATCCTTATGCCCTCCGCCGTGCTGCTCTTGGGGTTATTCGGTTGATTACAGAGAATGATATTCGTTTAAATCTCGCGCCTAGTTTTGAAGCCGTGAAATGTGAGTTTTCTTGTGATCTTGCACCGCTTGATGATCTTCTGGCCTTTTTCATGGATCGTCTTAAAGTTCAGCAGAAAGAAAAGGGCGTTCGCTTTGATGTCATCGATGCTGTTGCTGCTCTCGGGGGCGATGATCTTGTGGACATTCTGAATCGTGTGAATGCGTTGCAATCATTTTTAGCTACCGAAGACGGCTCTAATTTGGTGGCCGGATATAAAAGGGCGAATAATATCCTGAAAAAAGCTGCAGCAGAAAACGGCCTTGCAGGTCAAGGCACAACTGAGGCTGAAGCCGCGCTTTATGACGCTTTGGAAGCGGCAGCAACGCCGGTGGCATCCTCTTTAGACTCTGAAGACTATGCAGCTGTTATGTCGGCCTTAGCATCGCTTCGCGGTCCGATTGATCAATTCTTTGAAGATGTCATGGTCAATAGTGAGGTAGATTCTGAGCGGCAGAATAGGCTGGCATTGCTTGCTTCCTTTGTCGCAAATGTGAATAAGGTTGCCGACTTTACTCAACTTGAAGGCTAATGATTGATAGGAACACCATTCTCCAAAACCAGAGTGCCCCCTATGTGATCGGGGTCAATGGATTGGACTGTGCTGGGAAAACCACTTATGCCTTAAAGCTCCAGCAAATATTGATAGAAACAGGGAAGAGCGTCAACCTTCTTCATATTGACGACTTCAACAATTTAGCGCAGCAAAAAATAGTCTATGACGCTTATGCAAAGGGTGCCTTTTCCGAAAGCCTTTTTGAAGCTTACTATGACAATAGTATTCACTATAATAAAGTGGCAGATGCCCTTGAAGCGTCTAAAGACTGTTTCACCATAACCATCATTGAAGGTGTCTTTTTGTATAAACAATCGCTCGTTGATCTCATTGATTATAAGATATTTTTAAGGGTGGATCAGACACTGGCTCGTGAGCGGTACGCCGACCGTAAAATAGCAGTTGATGACTCGCGTCCTCTCACAGTATTTGAGGATATATGGGTGCGTGCCTATGACCGATATTGTGCCGAATATCAGCCCGAGACGTTGGCAGACTTTATCGACGTTTCTTAGTCAAACAAACGATCTGTCAGGGCCACTTGCCTGTTCGCTATCAAGACCGCTCCGCCTTGCATCATGATGCCAATTTCAGTTTTTTCAGGCAAACTTTGGATGTGTGCCAGACTGCCTCTACGAGGGAATAGGTTTGAACTCTCAAATATCTTTGACCAGTAACTCATATTTTGAGCTTTTACAGAAAAAGTTCCAAGAAGGTTTGTTTGGGCATCTACAGAAAGCGTGCCACTTGTGCCTAGGGCAGCTTGATTGGGTCCCTTTCGGCCCACTAAAATATTAAAAGTTTTTACATCGATTAGGCCACCGTTGCTGGACCATTGGACGGCTTGTTTTTCTTGCCAGCGGGTTAGACCTTCGCCCGTAAGACTGCCCGTTATCTCTAACCCAGCAATATATTCGTGGGGTGCTTTGCCGTCACCAATTTCACCACCTGCAACTTGAAGTCTAAAGTCAGCAATTGTTGCTTCGTATAGGTTGTCACTAGCTTGTCTTTTCGCCGGTAAAACAGTAGAGAATACCCAATTTTCCGCTGTCATTGATTGAGTGAGGCCAGGGGCCCTCTTAAGAATAAAATCGCCAGCTTCTTGACTGTCGGCAACGATAACCGTACGTCCATCATCGTATACTTTATGGCTGATAGCCACAAAATCATCCGAAAGTGAGATTCCCCGGTCCAGCAGGTCCAAGCTCAGACCCTTGACGTTGAGCAGCCAATGATTGGGTGTCCAGATATGAGAGATTAGCACAATTTCATCAGCAGTGCCCTCTATAGTATTAGATGTGTCCGTGAGCGAGACATCAGTAAATGTTAACGCAATTCTATAGGGGAAGCCTCCTTGTTCTAATTTGTCGAAGCGAAATGTATACCCTTGGTCCTCAAGAGAACGAACAGCAGTTCTTAGGCTTCTCTCTGCATTGGTGATGACGGTAGAACGAACGCCTGTATAAATAATAGCCATCGCGAGAATGATGAGAATGATAGGTGAAAAACGTTTCATAGAAAGCTTCTTTTATATACGCTGATCACTGATCTTTTTTGAAAGATCAGAAGGGTGGGTTGACGCAAGTGTACTACTATTTTGGAGAAGTGTGATCAGATATTTATTATATTCTCTAACAAAATAACCAAGGGGCGCGTCTGATTCTGCGGGATAGGGTTTATATGCTCCGCTTGGATCGATTTTTTTCATCAGCAGCATTGCTCGGGGTAAATGGTAATCAGAAGTGACCAAATACAGGGTGCTAAAATTATTTTTTTCTCGCCATTTTTTTGTCTCAAGTGCATTTCCGAGAGTATTCTCAGCTTCAAACCCAAGATCAATACAACATTCAAACAAGGCTGGGTCAGCCTCAGTAAGGCTAATCAAGGTTTGTGGGGTTACGGCCGTGTTCACACCTGAGAAAAGGAGGCGGTTTCCTTGTTTAGCCGTCAGTAAGGCAACCCCCGTTTTTAATCGATTTGAATCACCCGTGAACACCACGATAGCGTCTGCGGGCTGGGAAGAAGATTGATCGCTATCGAAAGGAATATTTAAGACATAAAGTCCAAAGCCAAGCGCCCATATGACACAGGCGTAACAAGGCATTTTAAGTAGGGCAAGGAAGAGTTTCATGGGAAAACCTACATCATTTTCTTTAACGCACTGCGGACGGTACTTCCAGCAGTAACCATGGTAATGATGCTGGAGACAAGGGGTAGTATTAATAAAATATAGTAATCACTATCACTCGGAGCGATACTATTCATAAGTCCTTCTCCTAAACGGCTGGCTAAGACGCTTAAGCCATAGAGCCCCAGTGACGCGAAAGCAACACCGATCAAGCCCCCTAGAAAACCATGGCGCCAATATTTGCGTTCAAATGTCCGTGCAATGATATGATCTTCAGCCCCTATCATATGCATGATTTCAATATTTTTTTTATGAGTAGCGAGCCCTGTTCGGCACCCAAAGATGACAATGGCAATGGTACATAAAATAACAAGAGCAGCAGTTGAAGATAAGAGCAATCGTGCCAAATCAGCCAGATCAAGTATGCGGCCCATCCATTCCTGGTGATCATCAACTCGTGCGGATGTTACGCCAGCCTGCAGTTTATCTTTTATGCTAGCAATGACTGCTGTGTCTGTAGACTGTAGTTTAATGTCAATCATTGTCGGGATCGGTAGGTCTGCTTCGGCAGGAATGTCACCTAGCCATGGTTTAATAAGGGCCATTGTTTCACTCTCTGCCAAAACATCAGCGGAGATCACCCCAGGGGTTGCACGAACAATCCGCAGGGCTTCGTCTGTATCGCGGGCTCGGATACGTTGATCGGCCTCCACAATTTGAACGGACATATGCGTTGCTAGATTGCTGGACCATCCTTCCAGGCCTCGTCCGATGGCAACACCGAGCACAAGGCAGAGTGCGCAGAGAAAAATCATCACGGCAATTACCCATGGCAATAGGCCTTCGCCGCGGTGCTTGTTTGGTAAGAAATCATAAGCAGGCCCAAACATATTATGTCCTCTTCCATGCTGGTTGGCTGGTCTTAATGTAAGGCCCTTTGGTGCCTGGTAATATGGTGAGATTACCGTCATCAAGACGCAGCGTTGGAGCACCTATTTCTTTAACGATTCCCATATCATGGGTGGCGATGACAATGGTCGTTCCAAGCTTATTTAACTCCTCAAAAAGATGCATGAGCCGCATGGCCATCTCGGGATCCACATTACCCGTCGGTTCGTCTGCCAACAATAGATCTGGCTTATTAATGACAGCGCGTGCAATGGCAACCCGCTGCTTTTCACCACCAGAGAGCGTTGCCGGTTTTGCGTGCATGCGGTCCTGTAGACCAACCCAGTTAAGAAGTTCTCCTACATAGTCGGCCACTTGAGATTTCTTGGCGCCTTTGATTTGTAGGGGAAGAGCAACATTATCAAAGGCTGATAAATGATCAAACAGGCGAAAATCTTGAAATACGACACCAATGCGTCGTCTCATGCGAGGCAGTTCAGACCGGTCAAGAGCAGAGAGGTCTTTACCAAGGATTGAAATCAATCCTCGAGATTGACGCTTGGCCAGATAGAGGAGTTTTAACAAAGAGGTTTTTCCTGCGCCGCTGGGTCCCGTCAAGAAATGAAGAGACCCTGGCTTGAGCGTGAAACTCACATCTTTTAGGACCTCTTTCCCCATTCCGTATCTCAGGCCAACATTTTCAAAGCTTATCACGCTGAGTTCCCCTATAAAAAAGCTAAAATCATAAGGTAGAAATATTTATTTCAGTGTTTATGACTGCTTAAACCGTAATTGCTTGTCAGCATAAACAGCTTCCACACAAAAATAAAGCAGGATTAGCTTGCACATTTGTGCTATCATAACTTAGTATTAAGTTATTGATGTGTTTAGTTAATGATCTTTACTAGGATATGAATTGAGAAAAATATTTTAGAGTAATGGGGTGACTTTTATGATTTTGGCATGTCCGTCATGCAAGACCAGTTTTAAAGTACCCGAGGGTGCTATTACTGCCGAGGGTCGAAAAGTTCGATGCGCTAGTTGTGCTCACGTGTGGCATGCGACGCTTAAAGATATTAAGCCTGCTACGCCGCCACGCCAAGCGCAGCGTCCTGCTATGCCTCAGAGCCCTCCTCAGCCCAGACCAGCTCAGCCTTCAGAATTGGATCATCCTCAAGCTGCTTTACAACGGACAGCGCGCCCAGCGTCAAATCCCATGCCGCCTGCCATGCCTGCTGATCAGGCACGTGCACAAACAGAAGCCATTCGGCAGGCGATGCTGGCTGAAGCTGGTGTTGAAGACACTGTAGAAGATCCTCCTTACTCAGAAGCTGTCACCGAACAATCAAGCAACGATCAACAAAGTGATTTGGGTGCTCTTCTTGAAGGGGCGAACGAACATACAGAAGATGCGAACGCTGAATTTGATGTCAGTGTTCTAGACGAGGCGTCGGGTGAAGAAGGGCCTAGCTTATCGACTGATGAACTTATGGAGAAATATCTTGGCGGTGAGGATGATGATCCAATTATGCAGCATCGTATGCGCCAAAAGAAAGAATATGAACGAAAAGTCGCACGCCGCAAATCAATCGTAAAAAATTTCTTCATATGGACTATGCTTCTGGCGTGGGTTGTCGGCGTCGCAGGCTTTTTCTTTGTGCCGCGTGAGACGATTATGGCTTGGTGGCCAGCCTCTAAAGTGATTTATGATAAAATGGATTCTGGCGGGGATACCACAGCTCTTGAAGAGCAGTTAAAAGATGAATTGGCAAAGGACGGTTTGACCCTGTCGCCGAAACCCTCAGATGTTCAACAAGGTTTATTCGTTGAAGATCCCCAAACTGAATATGTAGAGCGAGACGGTCAAAGCTTTCTAAAGATCACAGGCCGCATTCAGAACAATGGGGACTATGCTATCACTGTCCCTGCCTTCGAAGCGCAAGTCAGAGACTTGAATAGAGTGGTGATAAAATCATGGCGTTTTGAAGTGAAAGGCGAAGGGAGAATTCTATCCCGTGGTGGACGGATGGAGTATGAGACTATTTCGCCGTGGCCAGTGCCTGATAATGCGAATAGTTTGGCTGTAAAACCTTTGTTCGGTGATCAAGGAGGATCATAAGAGGATGGATCCATTCTTTGATTGGGGGCGGGCGAAAAATGCCCATGAAGGTGTAGAGCCTTTATTTACAGCAGGTGAAATTGTTGAGCGCGTTGAAGAATTGGCAACGCTTCTCTCTAAATGGATGGACGATGATGAAGAGCCTTTGGCTCAAGTTATTATGAATGGGGCCGTTATGTTCGGTGCCGATCTTGTTCGGGCTTTGTCCAGTCGGGGTGTTGTGTTGGAAATGGATTTCATACATATGCAACGAAACTCGCAGGCGGGGACTGTCGATTTAATCGCCGCTAGTAACCGTCCTGTAACCGGGCGTCATGTTTTGATCATTGACGATATCTTTGATACAGGGCGTACTCTACAAAAAGCAAAAGACCATTTTTACCGTCTTGGGGCTGATCAAGTGACATCTGTTGTCCTGCTAGATAAATCTAACGGCAAAGAAACTGCTACTCGACCAGAGTATATTGGTTTTGAATGTCCGAATGTTTTTGTTATTGGCTATGGTATGGACATTGGTTTCCGCTACCGGGAGCTTCCTTTCGTCGGAAAGCTCGGGACTGCCTAAGCGGCTTGCATGTTCTTCATAAGAAATTCGCTTACTCCCCTTCCCCTGAAATTGAGAGAAGATAGATTGCCAGGTCCCGTCGCCCTGCAGCATCTACATTAGGGGGAGGCATAGGGCTTGGTGGATTTTTCAAGAAAAATGAAAGCATGTCGATCGAGTATTTTTTCTTCAAATCTTTTAAAGGCTTATATTGACCTGCTGCTGCCGCTGATTGAACATGACAAGCTGCACAATTATTCGCAATGAATGTAATCATCCCTGCCTGCTGTGCTCTCGAGAGTTCTTCAGGCGCTATATCTTTGAGAGGATCATTACTATCGGGGAGGGCTTGTGGTTGCGCTGCGGCAGACTTTTTATCGGCTACAGGCGATGTTTTAGGCGTCAGGTCTCCCCAGCTCACACTGTATACTTTTCCCGCAAAGTCGTCTGAGATGTATATTCGGCCCTCAGCGTCTTGGATAATTTCTACAGGGCGCCCTATGACAGTGTCATCCCTGTTTAAGAAGCCAGTCATGAAATCTCGCTCTTCAAGATCCCCCTGATCATTGATATGCAAGCTCACCACCTTATAGCCGACTAATTTACTGCTATTCCAAGAGCCATGCAATGCAACAAGGGCAACATCTTTATAATCCTCTCGTGTGGTATTCGCGTCTAGAAACCTTATGCCGAGTGGGGCTCTATGAGCGCCAAAGCCATGGTAAGGATGAATGGAATTTGCAGCTTTTTCTTGATAATTGGCACCTCCATCAGGATCAGGGACCCCATTGTCATAGGCATAAGGCCAGCCATAATCTAAACCCTCTTGAACGATGTTTAATTCACAGTTAGGTGTTTGATCACCAAGGAGGTCGCGACCATTATCTGTGGCAAAAAGACGATCAAATCCAAATCCTTGCTTTTTCCAATCAAACCCTACTGAATTTCTAAGACCGGTCGCAAAAATTTTTACATCCTTGCCGACGGCATCCGTAGAGAGAATGGTGGCTCTAAAAGGATTTTCTTCCTCACAGACATTGCAGCTTGATCCAATTGAGATATATAATCTGCCATCGGGTCCAAAATCTATCGTCCTGGTTCTGTGATTACCACCTTCTGGAAGACCTTTGAGGATAAGTTGAGGATCCCCAGTGATTTTACGCTGTGTAGCATCAAAGGGGAACCGCCGGATTTGGGTAACTTCTGAAACATAAAGCCAGTTATCTTTTAGGGTAATACCATGCGGTGTATCAAGACCAGAGAGTAATGTTTCTCGGCCATCACTTTGACCGTCATTATTGCTGTCCTTATGGAGAAGCGTAATGGTACCTTCTCGCGTAGAGCTTACCAGCATGTCCCCCCGAGTGGTAATCCGCATAACGCGCGCATAGGGGATGGCACTCGCAAAGACATGGACTTTCATTCCTTCTGGGACTTTTAAACTGCGCGTCGCTTCTTCGTTAGACACTGGATCGCCGCCAAAGCCAAGCACATGAAGAATTCCAGGCCCTTTAATGGTCGGCGCAAAGACAAGTCCTGCTCCTACTAATAGAAGAAGAACGACGGATAAACCTATGAGAAATTTTTTCATGCACCACTCCCTTAACTAATAGAATGATGGAGCAGGGAACCTTAGCTGTCAACAGCTTCAAAACCATCAGTGCCTTCAATTAAACCATAAACTTGTTTTAAATTATGAGCAGATAAAGCTTTAGAAGCTGGTCCGCTTGAAATAAGCCGCCCTTGATCAAGAAGAATTAAACGATCAGCAAATCTTTGTGCAAGGTGTAAATCATGTAAGATAACGATGATGGTCTTACCTTGATCGGTTAGTCTGCGAAAAACAGCCATAACATCCAACTGGTGTCGTGGATCTAAGCTGGCAGTAGGTTCATCAATTAACAAGCAGTCGGCTTTTGTCGCCAAAGTGCGCGCCAGCAGAGTGAGGGCTCTTTCCCCTCCAGAAAGGGTTGTGACAATTCTGTCTTTCAGAGCTGTGATGCCTACTGTTTCGAGGGCATCTGTTATAATAGATTTATCTTTTTGTTCAGTCATTCCATGGGGGTATCGACCCAAGGCCACAATATTTTCCACTGTCATAGGCCAGTGTATTGTTGTGCCCTGAGGCATATAGGCTATTTTTTTTGCTCTGTGCTCTGGATCAACGGCGTCCAAAGGCACGGAATTTATCTTGATGGTACCCTCAAAGTCATGAAGTCCAATCAATGTTTTCATAAGAGATGTTTTACCAGCACCGTTAGGACCAACTAAAGCGATGAGTTTGCCAGCAGGGATCTCCAATGAAATATTTTTCAGCAAGACTGTATTGTTTACAGAAACTGACAAGTTTTGAACAGTAATCATCAGCGCATCTCCCGCCTTGTCTTAAAGATAACCCACAAAAAGAAGGGGGCTCCAATGAAGGCTGTAACTACGCCAATCCGTAGCTCAGAATAAAAGCCAGGCAGCCTGACAAGAATATCTGCAAAGCCAAGAAGTAAAGCTCCAATAAGGGCGCTGGGGATCAGAGTTTTGCCTGGATCGTGCTGCACAAAGGGCCTCGCAATATGCGGGGTGATTAGTCCAA is a window from the Temperatibacter marinus genome containing:
- the map gene encoding type I methionyl aminopeptidase, with protein sequence MIIENDDQLEKLFVIGHLCRDILHRMLDAVRPGITPLELDAIAAKMFEEAGGVSAPILAYDFPGQTCISVGTAVAHGIPDERPLVEGEMINIDVSGMKDGYFGDLGASRVVGQASEEQAKLLAATKEAQFKGMMAAKAGQPINAVGKAVEKVASKGGYKIIEGLTGHGVGGFIHEEPTIPNVYKRGLRKKLQKGQVITVEPFLTTHSRDYVEDLDGWTLHLDKGGLGAQFEHTFVVTDGAPIIITK
- a CDS encoding glycine--tRNA ligase subunit alpha, with translation MSTYKKSDMPFQKLILTLQNYWAEYGCNILQPYDMEMGAGTFHPATTLRALGPDDWNAAYVQPSRRPTDGRYGENPMRLQHYYQFQVILKPSPKDIQDLYLGSLKAIGIDPLVHDIRFVEDDWESPTLGAWGLGWEVWCDGMEVSQFTYFQQVGGFDCKPVSGELTYGLERLCMFVQGVDNVYDLDYNGSGTTYGDIYLANEQQQSAYNFDHANTDFLFAAFKNAQEECSKLIEADLPLPAYEQCIKASHTFNLLDARGVISVTERQAYIGRVRDLAKGCCAAYLKKNGWGEE
- the glyS gene encoding glycine--tRNA ligase subunit beta — its product is MTQELLIELFSEEIPARMQQKAGEDFRRLMADELKAAGLTFGAMDAFTTPRRLTLVVRDLPAQTPDTREERKGPATAAPEKAVEGFLRGAGVTRDDCEIREVKGREFLFAIIEKKGVQTTEVIAAALTKIIRNFPWPKSQRWGAGNLRWVRPLQNILCLYGGTAVELSLDELTSSTKTFGHRFLAPEWFDVADFADYEAKLLAHKVMLRPSDRAAMIAEAAESLASDTGLTWVEDKGLLQEVSGLVEWPVPLMGSFDPAFLDVPEEVLILTMKKDQKYFVLRDMKGQLAPHFITISNLEATDGGTAIAEGNARVIAARLADAKFFWEQDLKGRLDDLLPALKEIIFHIDLGTVHERVERMKAVASSLAERCGADASDAVRAAELSKADLTSNMVYEFPEVQGVMGRYYAQKQGESEAVADALRDHYAPAGPSDDCPSAPVSIAVALAEKLDTLVGFFGIEQKPTGSKDPYALRRAALGVIRLITENDIRLNLAPSFEAVKCEFSCDLAPLDDLLAFFMDRLKVQQKEKGVRFDVIDAVAALGGDDLVDILNRVNALQSFLATEDGSNLVAGYKRANNILKKAAAENGLAGQGTTEAEAALYDALEAAATPVASSLDSEDYAAVMSALASLRGPIDQFFEDVMVNSEVDSERQNRLALLASFVANVNKVADFTQLEG
- a CDS encoding DUF2125 domain-containing protein, with the translated sequence MKRFSPIILIILAMAIIYTGVRSTVITNAERSLRTAVRSLEDQGYTFRFDKLEQGGFPYRIALTFTDVSLTDTSNTIEGTADEIVLISHIWTPNHWLLNVKGLSLDLLDRGISLSDDFVAISHKVYDDGRTVIVADSQEAGDFILKRAPGLTQSMTAENWVFSTVLPAKRQASDNLYEATIADFRLQVAGGEIGDGKAPHEYIAGLEITGSLTGEGLTRWQEKQAVQWSSNGGLIDVKTFNILVGRKGPNQAALGTSGTLSVDAQTNLLGTFSVKAQNMSYWSKIFESSNLFPRRGSLAHIQSLPEKTEIGIMMQGGAVLIANRQVALTDRLFD
- a CDS encoding YdcF family protein produces the protein MKLFLALLKMPCYACVIWALGFGLYVLNIPFDSDQSSSQPADAIVVFTGDSNRLKTGVALLTAKQGNRLLFSGVNTAVTPQTLISLTEADPALFECCIDLGFEAENTLGNALETKKWREKNNFSTLYLVTSDYHLPRAMLLMKKIDPSGAYKPYPAESDAPLGYFVREYNKYLITLLQNSSTLASTHPSDLSKKISDQRI
- a CDS encoding cell division protein FtsX produces the protein MFGPAYDFLPNKHRGEGLLPWVIAVMIFLCALCLVLGVAIGRGLEGWSSNLATHMSVQIVEADQRIRARDTDEALRIVRATPGVISADVLAESETMALIKPWLGDIPAEADLPIPTMIDIKLQSTDTAVIASIKDKLQAGVTSARVDDHQEWMGRILDLADLARLLLSSTAALVILCTIAIVIFGCRTGLATHKKNIEIMHMIGAEDHIIARTFERKYWRHGFLGGLIGVAFASLGLYGLSVLASRLGEGLMNSIAPSDSDYYILLILPLVSSIITMVTAGSTVRSALKKMM
- the ftsE gene encoding cell division ATP-binding protein FtsE, with translation MISFENVGLRYGMGKEVLKDVSFTLKPGSLHFLTGPSGAGKTSLLKLLYLAKRQSRGLISILGKDLSALDRSELPRMRRRIGVVFQDFRLFDHLSAFDNVALPLQIKGAKKSQVADYVGELLNWVGLQDRMHAKPATLSGGEKQRVAIARAVINKPDLLLADEPTGNVDPEMAMRLMHLFEELNKLGTTIVIATHDMGIVKEIGAPTLRLDDGNLTILPGTKGPYIKTSQPAWKRT
- a CDS encoding zinc-ribbon domain-containing protein, with amino-acid sequence MILACPSCKTSFKVPEGAITAEGRKVRCASCAHVWHATLKDIKPATPPRQAQRPAMPQSPPQPRPAQPSELDHPQAALQRTARPASNPMPPAMPADQARAQTEAIRQAMLAEAGVEDTVEDPPYSEAVTEQSSNDQQSDLGALLEGANEHTEDANAEFDVSVLDEASGEEGPSLSTDELMEKYLGGEDDDPIMQHRMRQKKEYERKVARRKSIVKNFFIWTMLLAWVVGVAGFFFVPRETIMAWWPASKVIYDKMDSGGDTTALEEQLKDELAKDGLTLSPKPSDVQQGLFVEDPQTEYVERDGQSFLKITGRIQNNGDYAITVPAFEAQVRDLNRVVIKSWRFEVKGEGRILSRGGRMEYETISPWPVPDNANSLAVKPLFGDQGGS
- a CDS encoding phosphoribosyltransferase; its protein translation is MDPFFDWGRAKNAHEGVEPLFTAGEIVERVEELATLLSKWMDDDEEPLAQVIMNGAVMFGADLVRALSSRGVVLEMDFIHMQRNSQAGTVDLIAASNRPVTGRHVLIIDDIFDTGRTLQKAKDHFYRLGADQVTSVVLLDKSNGKETATRPEYIGFECPNVFVIGYGMDIGFRYRELPFVGKLGTA